In Myxococcus virescens, a single genomic region encodes these proteins:
- a CDS encoding TldD/PmbA family protein has product MPRASAPSKRAPSLKLAPPVARRPTPVALLPQPLIERLLAVAMERGGDFAEVYVERTLTTAVRLEESRIKSAQTGLVQGVGVRVISGGKVGYAFSDDWDESALLRAASTAAMIAQGGGAERSFPVRRAAVPSHYHVSPPLMDVEVSLKTGLLMRADKAARAFDARVKQVNGGYVDQTRRIAVANTHGRYTEDTQDLCRISVMVVAQGKGGEQRTGMYGGGGRVPFSHWDTFSPEDVAREAARQAVATLGAVDCVAGPQTVVLAPGWSGILLHEAVGHGLEADFIRKGTSLFAGKLGEKVASDLVTIIDDGTVSSGRGSINIDDEGNPGERKVLIENGVLKGYLYDSLNAQLMGQRSTGSGRRESFKHLPLPRMTNTFLAPGDHAPEDILKEVKRGLYCATFGGGQVDITNGNFVFEVSEAYQIEDGKLGRPVKNATLIGVGPEALKNVSRVGCDPMPDPGMGICGKNGQSMPVGVGLPTVRIDNITVGGTKVA; this is encoded by the coding sequence ATGCCCCGAGCGTCTGCGCCCTCGAAGCGCGCCCCCTCTTTGAAGCTGGCCCCACCGGTGGCCCGGCGGCCCACGCCCGTCGCCCTGCTGCCCCAGCCGCTGATCGAGCGCCTGCTCGCCGTGGCCATGGAGCGTGGGGGCGACTTCGCGGAGGTGTACGTCGAGCGCACGCTCACCACGGCGGTGAGGCTGGAAGAATCCCGCATCAAGAGCGCGCAGACGGGCCTGGTCCAGGGCGTGGGCGTGCGCGTCATCTCCGGCGGCAAGGTGGGCTACGCCTTCTCCGACGACTGGGATGAGTCCGCGCTGCTGCGCGCGGCCTCCACGGCGGCCATGATTGCCCAGGGTGGCGGCGCCGAGCGCAGCTTCCCCGTGCGCCGCGCCGCGGTCCCCAGCCACTATCACGTCAGCCCCCCGCTGATGGACGTGGAGGTGTCGCTGAAGACGGGCCTGCTCATGCGCGCCGACAAGGCCGCCCGCGCCTTCGACGCGCGGGTGAAGCAGGTCAACGGCGGCTACGTGGACCAGACCCGGCGCATCGCCGTGGCCAACACCCACGGGCGCTACACCGAGGACACCCAGGACCTGTGCCGGATTTCGGTGATGGTGGTGGCCCAGGGCAAGGGCGGCGAGCAGCGCACCGGCATGTACGGCGGCGGCGGACGCGTGCCCTTCAGCCACTGGGACACCTTCTCCCCGGAGGACGTAGCCCGGGAAGCGGCGCGTCAGGCGGTGGCCACGCTGGGCGCGGTGGACTGCGTGGCCGGCCCGCAGACGGTGGTGCTGGCGCCGGGCTGGAGCGGCATCCTCCTGCACGAGGCGGTGGGCCACGGCCTGGAGGCGGACTTCATCCGCAAGGGCACCTCGCTGTTCGCTGGGAAGCTGGGTGAGAAGGTGGCGTCCGACCTGGTCACCATCATCGACGACGGCACCGTGTCCAGCGGGCGCGGCTCCATCAACATCGACGACGAGGGCAACCCGGGCGAGCGCAAGGTCCTCATCGAGAACGGCGTCCTCAAGGGCTACCTCTACGACAGCCTCAACGCGCAGCTCATGGGCCAGCGCAGCACCGGCAGCGGGCGCCGCGAGTCCTTCAAGCACCTGCCCCTGCCCCGGATGACGAACACCTTCCTGGCCCCGGGCGACCACGCCCCCGAGGACATCCTCAAGGAGGTGAAGCGCGGCCTGTACTGCGCCACCTTCGGCGGTGGGCAGGTGGACATCACCAACGGCAACTTCGTCTTCGAGGTCAGCGAGGCCTATCAAATCGAAGACGGCAAGCTGGGCCGCCCCGTGAAGAACGCGACGCTCATCGGCGTGGGGCCGGAGGCGCTGAAGAACGTGTCACGCGTGGGCTGCGACCCCATGCCGGACCCCGGCATGGGCATCTGCGGAAAGAATGGCCAGTCCATGCCCGTGGGCGTGGGGCTGCCCACCGTGCGCATCGACAACATCACCGTTGGCGGAACCAAGGTCGCCTGA
- a CDS encoding sigma-54-dependent transcriptional regulator, whose amino-acid sequence MTSPTVLVVDDDRANLDSVIRIFQREGMATLAAANGTEALELLRRPEVAAMVTDLMMPNMDGQELLRAARAIRPDVEVVLMTAYGTVETAVAAMKDGAYDFITKPLKRHALVKAIQKALEKRALVAENQSLKAKLAEMNAAGGRSMVGQSPAFRAMLDTIRQAAPSTATVLLLGESGTGKELAARSVHEFSQRVRGPFVAVNCGALPENILEAELFGVERGAFTGAVARREGRFERAHGGTLFLDEVGEMPLPAQVKLLRALAEGEIERLGGTQTVKVDVRLVAATNKDLQKEVAEGRFREDLYYRLNVVEIRVPALASRREDIPLLADAFLRRFAAKNGKVLRGFSQEAMGVLENYAWPGNVRELEHAVERAVVLARGEVLEASDLPESVRKGPLGSAGQLVIPIGTPMEEIERRVIHETLRHTRGDKTLAARLLGIAARTIYRKLEREQSTGDGPTAAPPGPDTDD is encoded by the coding sequence ATGACATCCCCCACGGTCCTGGTCGTCGACGACGACCGCGCGAACCTCGACTCGGTCATCCGCATCTTCCAGCGTGAGGGCATGGCCACGCTGGCCGCCGCCAACGGCACGGAGGCGCTGGAGCTGCTGCGCCGGCCGGAGGTCGCCGCCATGGTGACCGACCTGATGATGCCCAACATGGACGGCCAGGAGCTGCTGCGCGCCGCGCGCGCCATCCGCCCGGACGTGGAAGTGGTGCTGATGACGGCCTACGGCACGGTGGAGACGGCCGTGGCGGCCATGAAGGACGGCGCCTACGACTTCATCACCAAGCCCCTCAAGCGCCACGCGCTGGTGAAGGCCATCCAGAAGGCGCTGGAGAAGCGAGCGCTGGTGGCGGAGAACCAGTCGCTCAAGGCGAAGCTGGCGGAGATGAACGCGGCGGGTGGGCGCTCCATGGTGGGCCAGTCCCCCGCCTTCCGCGCCATGCTGGACACCATCCGCCAGGCGGCCCCCTCCACCGCCACCGTGCTGCTGCTGGGTGAGTCCGGCACGGGAAAGGAGCTGGCCGCGCGCTCCGTGCACGAGTTCTCCCAGCGGGTCCGCGGGCCCTTCGTCGCCGTCAACTGCGGCGCGCTGCCGGAGAACATCCTGGAGGCGGAGCTCTTCGGCGTGGAGCGCGGCGCCTTCACCGGCGCGGTGGCCCGGCGAGAGGGCCGCTTCGAGCGTGCCCACGGTGGCACCCTCTTCCTGGACGAAGTCGGTGAGATGCCGCTGCCCGCCCAGGTGAAGCTGCTCCGCGCGCTGGCCGAGGGCGAAATCGAGCGGCTGGGTGGCACGCAGACGGTGAAGGTGGACGTGCGCCTCGTCGCCGCCACCAACAAGGACTTGCAGAAGGAAGTGGCCGAAGGCCGCTTCCGCGAGGACCTCTACTACCGGCTCAACGTGGTGGAGATTCGCGTGCCCGCGCTCGCCTCGCGCCGCGAGGACATTCCCCTGCTGGCGGACGCCTTCCTGCGCCGCTTCGCCGCCAAGAACGGCAAGGTGCTGCGCGGCTTCTCGCAGGAGGCGATGGGCGTGCTGGAGAACTACGCCTGGCCCGGCAACGTGCGCGAGCTGGAGCACGCGGTGGAGCGCGCGGTGGTGCTGGCGCGCGGCGAGGTGCTGGAGGCCAGTGACCTGCCTGAATCCGTGCGCAAGGGCCCGCTGGGCTCAGCCGGACAGCTCGTCATTCCCATCGGGACGCCCATGGAGGAAATCGAGCGCCGGGTGATCCACGAGACGCTCCGTCACACCCGCGGAGACAAGACGCTGGCCGCACGGCTGCTGGGCATCGCCGCGCGGACCATCTACCGCAAGCTGGAGCGCGAGCAGTCCACCGGGGATGGCCCCACCGCCGCTCCCCCCGGCCCCGACACCGACGACTGA
- a CDS encoding FHA domain-containing protein, with product MPPRPPPSSRSGAGRSGGAAGEDPDSMKSPSRRSPASEDEDFAAPASGEDGYPDDGPPNPDLYGEESPGRSRTGETRVASIESVEEERRSRDEDEDDNADATRAGPPVQMHVLDGPDKGRKKRFQSVRMVVGRNKDCDFVLEDQSVSRRHLELVYGQAGVVMRDLGSVSGTQVNDQRVDECLLKHGDEISMGKTRLRFVDESEQIKELRAQAEAREAAEKREREAAAREAEEKRKNQAAARGSEVDPNDPRFNEATNANYKLPESLKENSGAKGAVAVPRSRPPIRSTPTRSNSGGLTGKQKALIGGGGALVVVLVIGLMLIPSGPPPPPPPDPKVEKAKVLMQQARESVRADDFANAIRLVGEAEKLVPGIDADNLARGARTQLEVMTSLDAVRTLIEEKQFDEARAKLEATPQGTAKTDDIRRKLATELEEKDIAWRLQQVEESFASRDPETIRPLIAQLPPLNRPAYEVKLTDLEAELAKEAQDASRRTRNANARAAEVAKEKRKEFIAEAFTDVERRFNGGDYQRAVLECDRVMDKYRADKDVKDRALALKRLIPQFRRALEDGQKKLDANSLEAAAKPLRRAAELYRQIGFRGSLGNTIDEQLASSSLAAGQSALKKGDLGAAGSHFREALRLNPGDGRAREGLENLQKKAEELFLRAYIQRDRDPKAAAEMFKVVIETASEGSDVKRKAEMYLSELQP from the coding sequence ATGCCTCCTCGTCCTCCTCCCTCTTCCCGTTCTGGCGCCGGCCGTTCCGGTGGTGCTGCGGGTGAGGACCCAGACTCCATGAAGTCCCCCTCCCGGCGCAGCCCCGCGTCCGAGGACGAGGACTTCGCCGCCCCCGCATCCGGCGAGGACGGCTACCCAGACGATGGGCCGCCCAACCCGGACCTCTATGGCGAGGAGTCACCGGGCCGCTCCCGCACGGGGGAGACGCGCGTGGCCTCCATCGAGTCCGTGGAGGAGGAGCGGCGCTCCCGCGACGAGGACGAAGACGACAACGCGGACGCCACGCGCGCCGGACCGCCAGTGCAGATGCATGTGCTGGACGGCCCGGACAAGGGCCGCAAGAAGCGCTTCCAGAGCGTGCGGATGGTGGTGGGCCGCAACAAGGACTGCGACTTCGTGCTGGAGGACCAGTCCGTGTCCCGCCGGCACCTGGAGCTGGTGTACGGCCAGGCCGGCGTGGTGATGCGGGACCTGGGCAGCGTCAGTGGCACCCAGGTCAATGACCAGCGCGTGGACGAGTGCCTGCTGAAGCATGGAGACGAAATCTCCATGGGCAAGACGCGCCTGCGCTTCGTGGACGAGTCGGAGCAGATCAAGGAGCTGCGCGCCCAGGCGGAGGCCCGTGAGGCCGCGGAGAAGCGCGAGCGCGAGGCGGCCGCCCGCGAGGCGGAGGAGAAGCGGAAGAACCAGGCCGCCGCGCGTGGCAGCGAGGTGGATCCGAACGACCCGCGCTTCAACGAGGCCACCAACGCCAACTACAAGCTGCCTGAATCACTCAAGGAGAACTCCGGCGCCAAGGGCGCGGTGGCCGTGCCCCGGTCCCGTCCGCCCATCCGCAGCACGCCGACGCGTTCGAACAGCGGTGGACTGACGGGCAAGCAGAAGGCGCTCATCGGCGGTGGTGGCGCGTTGGTGGTGGTGCTGGTCATCGGGCTGATGCTGATTCCGTCCGGACCGCCGCCTCCGCCTCCGCCGGACCCGAAGGTGGAGAAGGCGAAGGTGTTGATGCAGCAGGCGCGCGAGTCCGTGCGCGCGGATGACTTCGCCAACGCCATTCGCCTCGTCGGCGAGGCGGAGAAGCTGGTGCCGGGCATCGACGCGGACAACCTGGCCCGGGGCGCGCGCACGCAGCTGGAGGTGATGACCTCCCTTGATGCCGTCCGCACCCTCATCGAGGAGAAGCAGTTCGACGAGGCGCGCGCGAAGCTGGAGGCGACGCCGCAGGGCACGGCGAAGACGGATGACATCCGCCGCAAGCTGGCGACGGAGCTGGAGGAGAAGGACATCGCCTGGCGGCTCCAGCAGGTGGAGGAGTCCTTCGCCTCGCGCGACCCGGAGACGATTCGCCCGCTCATCGCGCAGCTGCCCCCGCTGAACCGGCCGGCCTACGAGGTGAAGCTGACGGACCTGGAGGCCGAGCTGGCGAAGGAGGCCCAGGATGCGTCGCGCCGCACCCGCAACGCCAACGCCCGCGCGGCGGAGGTGGCCAAGGAGAAGCGCAAGGAGTTCATCGCCGAGGCCTTCACCGACGTGGAGCGCCGCTTCAACGGGGGGGACTACCAGCGCGCCGTCCTGGAGTGCGACCGGGTGATGGACAAATACCGGGCGGACAAGGACGTGAAGGACCGGGCCCTGGCCCTCAAGCGTCTGATTCCCCAGTTCCGGCGCGCGCTGGAGGATGGGCAGAAAAAGCTGGACGCCAACTCGCTGGAGGCGGCGGCGAAGCCCCTGCGGCGCGCGGCGGAGCTGTACCGCCAGATTGGCTTCCGGGGCTCGTTGGGGAACACCATCGACGAACAGCTCGCGTCGTCATCGCTGGCGGCGGGGCAGAGCGCGCTGAAGAAGGGCGACCTGGGCGCGGCCGGCTCGCACTTCCGCGAGGCGCTGCGGCTCAACCCGGGTGACGGGCGGGCGCGTGAAGGACTGGAGAACCTGCAGAAGAAGGCGGAGGAGCTCTTCCTCCGGGCCTACATCCAGCGGGATAGGGATCCAAAGGCTGCGGCGGAGATGTTCAAGGTCGTCATCGAGACGGCCTCGGAAGGCTCCGACGTCAAGCGCAAGGCGGAGATGTATCTGAGCGAGCTCCAGCCGTGA
- the gspC gene encoding type II secretion system protein GspC, producing the protein MELFFRKYFWTVNLVFILLVGLLAASTVNLFVESAISPVPTGGSSARAPSQPRRIETAMAMLDLDRLSRLTGIKLPEPEPEVQEPGGASAEVDPNAAPVKSGLRVKLLGTLVASNPDWSFASIQDMTTQRSQTYMVGNSLQGATVENIERERVIIINGGRREYIDGNPGDGAFVPPSPPVAQANTAPPSDGSGIRATSENEYEVPRAEIDKTLNNLNNVAMQARIVPAFKDGQAVGFKLFSIRPDSIYSKIGVQNGDVIRRINGFDLNSPEKALEVYSKMKDAARIEIEIERNGAPIRKSYNVR; encoded by the coding sequence ATGGAACTCTTCTTTCGAAAATACTTTTGGACGGTGAACCTGGTGTTCATCCTGCTCGTCGGATTGCTGGCGGCGAGCACGGTGAACCTGTTCGTCGAGTCCGCCATCTCCCCGGTTCCCACCGGGGGGTCGTCCGCCCGCGCGCCTTCACAGCCGCGCCGCATCGAGACGGCGATGGCGATGCTCGACCTGGACCGTCTGTCACGGCTGACGGGCATCAAGCTCCCCGAACCCGAGCCCGAGGTTCAGGAGCCCGGCGGCGCTTCGGCGGAGGTGGACCCCAACGCCGCGCCCGTGAAGAGCGGCCTGCGGGTCAAGCTGCTCGGCACGCTGGTGGCGAGCAATCCCGACTGGTCCTTCGCCTCCATCCAGGACATGACGACGCAGCGTTCGCAGACCTACATGGTGGGCAACTCCCTGCAGGGAGCCACCGTGGAGAACATCGAGCGCGAGCGCGTCATCATCATCAACGGTGGCCGCCGCGAGTACATCGACGGCAATCCGGGTGACGGCGCCTTCGTGCCGCCCTCGCCCCCAGTGGCCCAGGCCAACACCGCTCCGCCCAGCGACGGCAGCGGCATCCGCGCCACCAGCGAGAACGAGTACGAAGTCCCTCGCGCGGAAATCGACAAGACGCTCAACAACCTCAACAACGTCGCCATGCAGGCGCGCATCGTGCCCGCGTTCAAGGACGGTCAGGCGGTGGGCTTCAAGCTCTTCTCCATCCGTCCGGACTCCATCTACTCCAAGATTGGCGTCCAGAATGGCGACGTCATCCGTCGCATCAACGGATTCGACCTCAACAGCCCGGAAAAAGCGCTGGAGGTCTATTCGAAGATGAAGGACGCAGCCCGCATCGAGATCGAGATCGAGCGCAACGGTGCGCCGATCCGCAAGTCGTACAACGTCCGTTAA
- a CDS encoding TldD/PmbA family protein: MDYQQLAKRIVQRARRKGARQAEAFLEVGRQSSVRVHQGQIEDLTQSTSKGVGVRVVLKDRLGFAYTSDFEPSAVDHIVDQALKLAEFSAPSKLNGLPSGKDLGRFGDTGLLFDTKVAELPGDWKIKTALEVEKAARAEDSRIIAFNGVGAGDSVSEVYMASTEGVTGAYSGTYVYLYAAPVASDGNGLQTGYWMDYRRFLDDLDGPESIGREATRRAVRMLGAKRVKTQQVPVLFDPQVAASFVSDVAGAADGNAVYQKASLLAPLLGKRLAGAHVTLVDDGLMPRGLATAPFDGEGVPTRRTPIIEQGVLKSFLYDAFTARKAKARTTGNASRGYNGLPSIGTSNLYLEAGTKSPEELLREVDSGFYVTALLGHGTDPVTGELSAGANGLWIEKGELTHPVQEVTVAGNLLQMLKDLDGVGSDLQFRSGAVGAPTVRFRQLTVSGE, from the coding sequence ATGGACTACCAGCAGCTCGCGAAGAGAATCGTCCAGCGCGCCAGGCGCAAGGGTGCTCGCCAGGCGGAGGCCTTCCTGGAGGTGGGCCGCCAGAGCAGCGTGCGCGTGCACCAGGGGCAGATTGAAGACCTCACCCAGTCCACCAGCAAGGGCGTGGGCGTGCGCGTGGTGCTCAAGGACCGCCTGGGCTTCGCCTATACGTCCGACTTCGAGCCCTCCGCCGTGGACCACATCGTGGACCAGGCACTGAAGCTGGCCGAGTTCTCCGCCCCCAGCAAGCTCAACGGCCTGCCCTCCGGCAAGGACCTGGGCCGCTTCGGGGACACCGGCCTGCTCTTCGACACGAAGGTGGCCGAGCTTCCCGGAGACTGGAAGATCAAGACGGCGCTGGAGGTGGAGAAGGCGGCCCGGGCGGAGGACTCGCGCATCATCGCCTTCAACGGCGTGGGCGCAGGGGACTCCGTGTCCGAGGTGTACATGGCCTCCACCGAGGGCGTGACAGGCGCGTACTCCGGCACCTACGTGTACCTGTACGCCGCGCCGGTGGCCTCCGACGGCAACGGGCTCCAGACGGGTTACTGGATGGACTACCGCCGCTTCCTGGATGACCTGGACGGGCCGGAGTCCATCGGCCGGGAGGCCACGCGCCGCGCGGTGCGGATGCTGGGCGCGAAGCGGGTGAAGACGCAGCAGGTGCCCGTGTTGTTCGACCCGCAGGTGGCCGCGTCCTTCGTGTCGGACGTGGCGGGCGCGGCGGACGGAAACGCCGTGTACCAGAAGGCCAGCCTCCTGGCCCCGCTGCTGGGCAAGCGGCTGGCGGGCGCGCACGTCACGCTGGTGGATGACGGCCTCATGCCCCGCGGACTGGCCACCGCGCCCTTCGACGGCGAGGGCGTGCCCACGCGGCGCACCCCCATCATCGAGCAGGGCGTGCTCAAGTCCTTCCTCTACGACGCGTTCACCGCTCGCAAGGCGAAGGCGCGCACCACCGGCAACGCGTCACGCGGCTACAACGGGCTACCCTCCATCGGAACCAGCAACCTGTACCTGGAGGCGGGCACGAAGTCGCCGGAGGAGCTGCTGCGCGAGGTGGACAGCGGCTTCTATGTCACCGCCCTGCTCGGCCACGGCACCGACCCGGTGACGGGCGAGCTGTCCGCGGGCGCCAACGGCCTGTGGATTGAGAAGGGCGAGCTGACGCACCCCGTGCAGGAGGTGACGGTGGCGGGCAACCTGCTGCAGATGCTCAAGGACCTGGACGGCGTCGGCAGCGACCTCCAGTTCCGCAGCGGCGCGGTGGGCGCGCCCACTGTCCGCTTCCGGCAGCTCACCGTTTCAGGCGAGTAG
- a CDS encoding ParB/RepB/Spo0J family partition protein: MAAKSARKSPAAKKAATPRKPRRKKAAPKSRGLSPAEVASDSVEYPTELLEAVREDGGEVLGVYRDPLGGHPVLFSVLPIDKVEPTPYQRDVSEPHVKRLANAMERLDRFLDPVIAVRKDGRYWTPNGNHRLNASRLLGAKSIVALVLPEEDVAYQILALNTEKAHNLKERSLEVIRMYRGLVGAERKGPETAFAHLFEEPSFITLGAAYEQRPRFSAGAYHPFVKVVEDFLDTPLEDALPLREARARRLLELDDAVVSVVDALKARGLQSPYLKNFVVARINFLRFRKDGGKPDFDATVDRMQASARKFNVDKVRREDIGRMGGGPLEPDEESA; encoded by the coding sequence ATGGCAGCGAAGTCCGCACGCAAGTCCCCCGCCGCGAAGAAGGCGGCCACGCCGCGCAAGCCCCGCCGCAAGAAGGCGGCGCCGAAGTCCCGGGGCCTGTCCCCCGCGGAGGTGGCCAGCGACTCGGTGGAGTACCCCACGGAGCTGCTGGAGGCGGTGCGCGAGGACGGCGGCGAGGTGCTCGGCGTGTACCGCGACCCGCTGGGCGGCCACCCGGTGCTGTTCTCCGTGCTGCCCATCGACAAGGTGGAGCCCACGCCCTACCAGCGCGACGTGTCCGAGCCCCACGTGAAGCGGCTGGCCAACGCCATGGAGCGGTTGGATCGCTTCCTGGACCCCGTCATCGCCGTGCGCAAGGACGGCCGCTACTGGACGCCCAACGGCAACCACCGCCTCAACGCCAGCCGGCTTCTGGGCGCCAAGTCCATTGTCGCCCTGGTGCTGCCCGAGGAGGACGTGGCCTACCAGATTCTGGCCCTCAACACGGAGAAGGCCCACAACCTCAAGGAGCGCTCGCTGGAGGTCATCCGCATGTACCGCGGACTGGTGGGCGCGGAGCGCAAGGGGCCGGAGACGGCCTTCGCCCACCTCTTCGAGGAGCCCTCCTTCATCACCCTGGGCGCCGCCTACGAGCAGCGCCCCCGCTTCTCTGCGGGCGCCTACCACCCCTTCGTGAAGGTGGTGGAGGACTTCCTCGACACGCCCCTGGAGGACGCCCTGCCCCTGCGCGAGGCCCGGGCCCGGCGGCTGCTGGAGCTGGACGACGCCGTGGTGTCCGTGGTGGACGCCCTCAAGGCGCGGGGCCTCCAGAGCCCGTACCTCAAGAACTTCGTCGTCGCCCGCATCAACTTCCTGCGCTTCCGCAAGGATGGCGGGAAGCCGGACTTCGACGCCACCGTGGACCGGATGCAGGCCAGCGCCCGGAAGTTCAACGTCGACAAGGTGCGGCGCGAGGACATTGGCCGGATGGGCGGCGGGCCGCTGGAGCCGGACGAGGAATCGGCTTGA
- the gspD gene encoding type II secretion system secretin GspD has protein sequence MKTLPSWMLCLCLALAVPAQAQRRSPPSGSAGERTISPQGTGATGAGDANAGPRRTPTCEEARRNARYGIYFDKVEIEKLVQTVADATCRTFILPENVRGKISIIGPENGRVEVNADAFYSAFLASLDANGLAVYQYGRFMKIVDKRSAKQNPIPTIVEDGEPYTTNEQMVTKLFRVQNVEVEPLRGVLQQLVSKDGDTIPYPPDTIIINDVGSNIHRLERIIHQLDTRAASDEMRIIQVQYASAQDVANTVQRLFEAKGARPGQPAAAGRNVPPAATQATPQAGQGQEGSTGGPVTLSQIIPDERTNKLIIVASPAAFERIQDIVGQIDIPTSGGGRINVYYLENANAEELASTLQSLAQGTGNAPRGRTPVPARPPGAPGGPTTTQAAELFSGEVKISADKGSNSLVIVASSADYKNIVQVIQQLDKPRRQVFVEAVIMEVNLDRNARLGMNLHSGFSLSTSSGDQVPGLIGTNTSGQGLPPSLSLTSLASYGGFLAGIQGPVIPALEKLGIPAFGVVLHAMQQSSDVNVLSTPHILTSDNEEAEITVGQNVPFQSGFNPTSLGSLGAGVGAGGVAGGLGGGLLGGLGGLGSLYAPITRQNVELKLTVKPQINESDYIRLVINQQTEEIASTDPVLGPTTSRRSAKTTVIARDQETLVIGGIMQDRTLESVSKVPLLGDIPLLGHLFRDTTRRKTKTNLLLFLTPYIIRGPEDFRVIFERKMKERQQFVEQFYGQVPGYDVAVDFSRKPGPLSRMGQKVTQEEQRAENGGPGLSGERVITPAPPPASSPGAVPSTQRQAPASPEDEGGPAVREGMPPPDGSEEPVPAPAPQNFEQPPPEAIQVPEPGDAERLRIQHIEPGPRE, from the coding sequence ATGAAGACGCTCCCGTCCTGGATGCTCTGCCTGTGCCTCGCGCTCGCTGTTCCCGCGCAGGCCCAGCGCCGCTCACCGCCCTCTGGTTCCGCCGGAGAGCGGACGATTTCCCCGCAAGGCACTGGCGCTACCGGCGCTGGTGACGCCAACGCGGGTCCCCGCCGCACGCCGACGTGCGAGGAGGCCCGCCGCAATGCCCGTTACGGCATCTACTTCGACAAGGTGGAGATCGAGAAGCTGGTCCAGACGGTCGCGGACGCCACCTGCCGCACCTTCATCCTGCCGGAGAACGTGCGCGGGAAGATCTCCATCATCGGCCCGGAGAATGGCCGGGTGGAGGTCAACGCGGACGCCTTCTACTCCGCCTTCCTCGCCTCGCTCGACGCCAACGGGCTCGCCGTCTACCAGTACGGCCGGTTCATGAAGATCGTCGACAAGCGCTCGGCGAAGCAGAACCCCATCCCGACCATCGTCGAGGACGGTGAGCCGTACACCACCAACGAGCAGATGGTGACCAAGCTGTTCCGCGTGCAGAACGTGGAAGTGGAGCCGCTGCGCGGCGTGCTCCAGCAGCTGGTGTCCAAGGACGGCGACACGATTCCGTACCCGCCCGACACCATCATCATCAACGACGTGGGCTCCAACATCCACCGCCTGGAGCGCATCATCCACCAGCTGGACACGCGCGCCGCCAGCGACGAGATGCGCATCATCCAGGTGCAGTACGCCTCCGCGCAGGACGTGGCCAACACGGTGCAGCGCCTCTTCGAGGCCAAGGGCGCCCGCCCCGGCCAGCCCGCCGCCGCCGGGCGCAACGTGCCCCCCGCCGCGACGCAGGCCACGCCCCAGGCCGGCCAGGGCCAGGAAGGCTCCACCGGCGGTCCGGTGACGCTGTCGCAGATCATCCCGGACGAGCGCACCAACAAGCTCATCATCGTCGCCAGCCCGGCGGCCTTCGAGCGCATCCAGGACATCGTCGGGCAGATTGACATCCCCACCAGCGGCGGCGGACGCATCAACGTCTACTACCTGGAGAACGCCAACGCGGAGGAGCTGGCCAGCACGCTCCAGTCGCTGGCCCAGGGCACCGGCAACGCGCCCCGCGGCCGCACCCCGGTGCCGGCCCGTCCGCCGGGCGCCCCTGGCGGCCCCACCACGACGCAGGCGGCGGAGCTGTTCAGCGGCGAGGTGAAGATTTCGGCCGACAAGGGCAGCAACTCGCTGGTCATCGTCGCCAGCTCGGCGGACTACAAGAACATCGTCCAGGTCATCCAGCAGCTCGACAAGCCGCGCCGCCAGGTGTTCGTGGAGGCCGTCATCATGGAGGTCAACCTGGACCGCAACGCGCGGCTCGGCATGAACCTCCACAGCGGCTTCAGCCTGAGCACGTCGAGCGGCGATCAGGTGCCCGGCCTCATCGGCACCAACACCTCCGGCCAGGGCCTGCCGCCGTCCCTGTCGCTCACCAGCCTGGCGTCCTACGGCGGCTTCCTCGCCGGCATCCAGGGCCCCGTCATCCCCGCGCTGGAGAAGCTGGGCATCCCGGCCTTTGGCGTGGTGCTGCACGCCATGCAGCAGAGCTCGGATGTGAACGTGCTCTCCACGCCGCACATCCTCACCAGCGACAACGAGGAGGCGGAAATCACGGTGGGCCAGAACGTGCCCTTCCAGTCCGGCTTCAACCCGACCTCGCTGGGCTCGCTCGGGGCCGGCGTGGGCGCCGGCGGCGTCGCGGGAGGACTGGGCGGCGGCCTGCTGGGCGGCCTGGGTGGCCTGGGTTCGCTCTACGCCCCCATCACCCGTCAGAACGTGGAGTTGAAGCTGACGGTGAAGCCGCAGATCAACGAGAGCGACTACATCCGCCTGGTCATCAACCAGCAGACGGAGGAGATCGCCTCCACCGACCCGGTGCTCGGCCCCACCACGTCCCGCCGCAGCGCGAAGACGACGGTCATCGCGCGGGACCAGGAGACGCTGGTGATTGGCGGCATCATGCAGGACCGCACGCTGGAGAGCGTGTCCAAGGTGCCGCTGCTGGGTGACATCCCGCTGCTGGGCCACCTGTTCCGCGACACCACGCGCCGCAAGACGAAGACGAACCTGCTCCTCTTCCTGACGCCCTACATCATCCGGGGGCCAGAGGACTTCCGCGTCATCTTCGAGCGCAAGATGAAGGAGCGGCAGCAGTTCGTGGAGCAGTTCTACGGCCAGGTGCCCGGCTACGACGTGGCGGTGGACTTCAGCCGCAAGCCCGGTCCGCTGTCGCGCATGGGCCAGAAGGTGACGCAGGAGGAGCAGCGCGCGGAGAACGGCGGTCCGGGCCTGTCCGGCGAGCGCGTCATCACCCCGGCCCCTCCCCCGGCCAGCAGCCCGGGAGCCGTGCCCTCCACGCAGCGGCAGGCGCCCGCCTCCCCGGAGGATGAAGGTGGACCGGCGGTGCGGGAAGGCATGCCGCCTCCGGATGGTTCGGAAGAACCAGTGCCCGCGCCCGCCCCGCAGAACTTCGAGCAGCCCCCGCCCGAGGCCATCCAGGTCCCCGAGCCAGGAGACGCCGAACGCCTGCGCATCCAGCACATCGAGCCGGGGCCGAGGGAGTAG